One stretch of Chryseobacterium indologenes DNA includes these proteins:
- a CDS encoding translocation/assembly module TamB domain-containing protein: MKLKINTTKLLRRIAITFISILVFLTLLILSLRLPVVQNFIKDKLIVYLEKKIKTRVSLEKVYIGFPNSLVMENLYLKGQDVDTLLAVKKLDVGLHMLKLINSTADITSVDMQGARANVVRKPDGKFNFDYILDAFATTDKEESPSKPFIISLDKINLKDIGVTFNDQQSKNDINLYFKSFDTRVKKFDLSKNTYAVNDINLDGLKLKLKQGIVEEVSKKVEKKVDSLNEKKPMNIGLRGIKLTNFNIDYGDENTKTYAKVLFKELSTKINKLDLENNAFNIGNVFLSGADINANLYLPAQNANPKNKKEPEVSKVSEQDKAMNLLLGKLVLNDVKVAYNNTAVAPTKQGMDFNHMNFSKMNVEVRSFKMENNTFAGTVNSAEIQESRGLDIQKFNTDFVYAEKEASLKDLYLQTPKTLLRDEIILNYNSIDQLTSNLGAVKVSANIKDSKIGFSDILNLVPTLKNTVPFNKYPNAILNVNANVKGNVNDLFIQDLKVSGLDQLRVNASGRVKNAMNPDQLYYDLRIGEFSSNAKTIFNLVPKNTIPSNISLPSSFSIKGNAKGTTKMVNTDLNLYSTLGNAAIVANVDMRRKNHELYDVKANLQGIQVGKIIQNKDIGPITAQISAKGESFDFKNASANLKGNVVSAVYKGYRYQNMNLTGKINKGAYDVILNSKDPNASLLLTASGIYDEKNPTVKINGEVIKLDVNKLGFYEKPMILAGKIDGDFTSLDPNNLNGYLNLKDFAFSDTKEVYPVQEVNLKASSTTDSTQIIFNSQVADIELKGKYKLTQIFGALTQTINQYYQFQKPDKTQKITPGQHFTFTAKIKNDDLIRKFVPDLKSFETINLTGNYDADSQKIEIDGQIPQLLYGENTIEKGALKVTNENQALQYSLNVAALKSSSFSLKKINIDGDIADNTIHYNVTSKDDKDVTQFLIAGNAKSLNDITEISLNPDGLKLNYSDWNIAENNKIQISSKGILADNFILSNGGSEISIQSENNSPSSPLNIALKDFKIETITELIKKDTVLARGTVNGTAQLRDVMKNMTFTSDLNFSNLIVYGSPVGNLAVKVNNSSPKLLNADIALSGNNNDVRILGDYNTASSSFDLNMAINQLQMKSIQGFSMNAITNTEGYLSGNLKITGTTNQPNILGKVKFNDAGLEISKTGSDFRKLNDEIDFTSRGIEFNTFKIKDKDGNALVVDGQVLTQTYRDFAFNLNVNAKDFKVVNSQKSNDAMMYGVLAIDAGLHIRGNLDLPKVDGRLSVADNTDFTFVLPQSNPSLQERDGIVEFVDQDQVVLNKTIKTDSLNAQSRIKGMDVSVNIEVSKEAKLSIIIDKANGDFVQLQGEAELTGGIDPSGKTTLVGVYEVNKGSYDLSVSFLKRKFDIQKGSIITWTGEPTTAIMDITAVYKTEAPPIDLVEQQISTESTSIMNQYKQRIPFNTLLKMKGELLKPQLTFDITTEEKNNAISSNVKDVIDQKLAQLRTQESELNKQVFALLLLNRFIGENPFESGAGMSAETMARQSVSKILSQQLNNLASGLIKGVDLNFGLDSSEDYSTGQKNTRTDLNVDISKKLLNDRLKVTVGSNFGLEGQARQNENMTNIAGNVSVDYSLSKDGRYMLRAYRKDEYQVALQGQIIETGVGFIITLDYDKFREIFQKSKEKKPKKNQNNQVVEFK; this comes from the coding sequence TTGAAATTGAAAATCAACACTACCAAACTATTAAGGCGTATTGCAATAACCTTTATTTCAATATTGGTTTTCCTTACCCTGTTGATATTAAGCCTAAGACTTCCTGTCGTACAAAACTTCATCAAAGACAAACTGATTGTTTATCTGGAGAAAAAAATCAAAACTAGAGTAAGCCTTGAAAAAGTCTATATTGGTTTCCCCAACAGCCTTGTGATGGAAAACCTTTATCTCAAAGGACAAGACGTTGACACTCTTTTAGCCGTAAAAAAACTGGATGTTGGTCTACACATGCTAAAGCTTATCAACTCTACGGCAGACATCACCTCTGTAGATATGCAAGGCGCCCGCGCCAATGTCGTAAGAAAACCGGATGGCAAATTCAATTTTGATTATATCCTTGATGCCTTTGCCACCACTGATAAAGAAGAAAGTCCTTCCAAACCTTTCATTATTTCTCTCGATAAAATTAATTTAAAAGATATCGGAGTTACCTTCAATGACCAACAGTCAAAGAATGACATTAATCTTTATTTCAAATCTTTTGATACCAGGGTTAAAAAATTCGACCTTAGTAAAAACACCTATGCTGTTAATGACATTAACCTTGATGGATTAAAATTAAAACTTAAACAAGGTATTGTAGAAGAAGTTTCCAAAAAGGTTGAAAAGAAAGTAGATTCACTCAATGAAAAAAAGCCAATGAATATTGGTTTAAGAGGAATCAAACTTACAAACTTTAATATTGATTACGGTGACGAAAACACCAAAACTTATGCTAAAGTTTTATTTAAAGAATTAAGTACAAAAATCAACAAACTTGATCTTGAAAATAATGCTTTCAATATTGGCAACGTATTTCTTTCAGGAGCTGATATCAATGCCAACCTTTATCTTCCGGCTCAAAATGCCAATCCAAAAAATAAAAAAGAACCTGAGGTTTCAAAAGTTTCTGAACAGGATAAAGCAATGAATCTTCTGTTAGGAAAGCTGGTTTTAAATGATGTAAAAGTTGCCTACAATAACACAGCAGTTGCCCCTACCAAACAGGGAATGGATTTCAATCACATGAATTTCTCTAAAATGAATGTTGAGGTGAGAAGTTTTAAAATGGAAAATAATACTTTTGCCGGAACAGTAAATTCTGCTGAAATTCAGGAATCAAGAGGACTTGACATCCAAAAATTCAATACAGATTTTGTATATGCGGAAAAAGAAGCTTCTCTGAAAGATCTGTATCTGCAAACCCCAAAAACTTTATTGCGTGATGAGATTATTCTAAATTATAATTCCATCGATCAGCTGACGTCAAATCTGGGTGCGGTAAAAGTTTCTGCCAATATCAAAGATTCAAAAATCGGATTTTCTGATATTTTAAATCTGGTACCCACTTTAAAAAATACGGTTCCATTCAATAAATATCCAAACGCTATATTGAATGTGAATGCCAATGTGAAAGGAAATGTGAATGATCTTTTTATCCAGGATCTAAAAGTTTCAGGGCTGGATCAATTGAGAGTGAACGCATCGGGAAGAGTTAAAAATGCAATGAATCCTGATCAATTGTATTATGATCTAAGAATTGGAGAATTTTCTTCCAATGCTAAAACGATTTTCAATTTAGTACCAAAGAATACGATCCCTTCTAATATTTCCCTTCCTTCAAGCTTCAGCATCAAAGGAAATGCAAAAGGAACTACAAAAATGGTCAATACAGACCTCAACCTCTACTCTACCCTTGGAAATGCAGCCATTGTTGCCAATGTGGATATGCGTAGAAAAAATCACGAATTATATGATGTAAAAGCCAACCTTCAGGGAATACAGGTTGGAAAAATCATTCAAAATAAAGATATAGGCCCTATCACTGCACAAATTTCTGCTAAGGGAGAAAGTTTTGATTTCAAAAATGCAAGCGCCAATTTAAAAGGAAATGTTGTTTCTGCCGTATACAAAGGGTATCGATATCAGAATATGAACTTAACCGGTAAGATCAACAAAGGTGCTTATGATGTGATTTTAAATTCAAAAGATCCGAATGCCAGTCTACTTTTAACAGCATCAGGAATCTATGATGAAAAAAATCCTACCGTTAAAATTAATGGAGAAGTGATCAAACTGGATGTCAACAAGCTTGGCTTCTATGAAAAACCGATGATTCTTGCCGGAAAAATAGATGGTGATTTTACAAGTCTTGATCCTAATAATCTGAATGGTTATTTGAACCTTAAAGATTTTGCTTTTTCTGATACCAAAGAGGTATATCCCGTACAGGAAGTCAATCTGAAAGCTTCTTCTACTACAGATTCCACGCAGATTATTTTCAATTCTCAGGTTGCAGATATTGAACTGAAAGGTAAATATAAGCTTACCCAGATTTTCGGAGCTTTAACACAGACGATTAATCAGTATTATCAGTTCCAAAAACCTGATAAAACACAAAAAATTACTCCGGGACAGCATTTTACCTTTACAGCAAAGATTAAAAATGATGATCTGATCAGAAAATTCGTTCCGGATCTTAAAAGTTTTGAAACTATTAATCTGACAGGAAACTATGATGCCGATTCCCAAAAAATTGAAATTGATGGCCAGATCCCGCAGTTACTATATGGTGAAAACACTATTGAAAAAGGAGCACTCAAAGTAACCAATGAAAACCAGGCATTACAGTATAGCCTGAATGTTGCTGCTTTAAAAAGTTCGAGTTTTTCATTGAAAAAAATTAACATTGATGGTGATATTGCAGACAATACCATTCATTACAATGTTACCAGTAAGGATGATAAAGATGTCACTCAATTCCTGATTGCAGGAAATGCAAAATCACTGAATGACATTACAGAAATTTCCTTGAACCCAGATGGCTTAAAACTAAACTACAGCGATTGGAATATTGCTGAAAACAATAAAATTCAGATCAGCAGCAAAGGAATTCTTGCAGATAATTTCATTCTGAGCAATGGCGGAAGTGAAATTTCCATTCAGTCAGAAAATAACAGCCCAAGTAGCCCTTTGAACATTGCACTGAAAGATTTTAAAATAGAAACCATTACAGAACTTATTAAAAAAGATACAGTTCTGGCAAGAGGAACAGTCAACGGAACAGCCCAGCTTCGGGATGTCATGAAAAATATGACTTTCACATCTGACCTGAATTTTTCCAACCTCATTGTGTATGGAAGCCCGGTTGGAAATCTGGCTGTGAAAGTAAACAATTCATCACCGAAACTTTTAAATGCTGACATTGCCCTTTCCGGAAACAATAACGATGTAAGGATTCTTGGGGATTACAATACAGCTTCCAGCTCTTTCGACCTGAATATGGCCATTAATCAACTTCAGATGAAGAGTATTCAAGGGTTCTCTATGAATGCCATTACCAATACAGAAGGATACCTTTCCGGGAATCTGAAAATCACCGGAACAACAAACCAGCCCAATATTCTTGGAAAAGTAAAATTCAATGATGCAGGATTGGAAATTTCAAAAACAGGAAGTGACTTCAGAAAGCTGAATGATGAGATTGATTTTACCAGCCGAGGTATTGAGTTTAATACATTCAAAATAAAAGATAAGGATGGGAATGCGCTGGTTGTGGACGGGCAGGTTCTTACCCAAACCTACAGAGACTTCGCATTCAATCTTAATGTGAATGCCAAAGATTTCAAAGTGGTGAACTCTCAGAAATCAAATGATGCAATGATGTATGGAGTTCTGGCTATTGATGCCGGTCTTCACATCAGGGGAAATCTGGATCTGCCAAAAGTAGACGGAAGATTAAGTGTTGCAGATAATACAGATTTCACTTTTGTACTTCCTCAATCTAACCCTTCTTTGCAGGAAAGAGATGGAATTGTAGAATTTGTGGATCAGGATCAGGTGGTTTTAAACAAAACAATTAAAACAGATTCTCTGAATGCTCAAAGCCGTATTAAAGGAATGGATGTAAGCGTAAATATTGAAGTAAGCAAAGAAGCAAAACTATCCATCATTATCGATAAAGCGAATGGTGACTTTGTACAGCTTCAGGGAGAGGCAGAATTAACTGGAGGTATTGATCCATCGGGAAAAACAACGTTGGTAGGAGTTTATGAAGTGAATAAAGGAAGTTATGACCTTTCGGTAAGTTTCCTGAAACGGAAATTTGATATCCAGAAAGGAAGTATCATCACCTGGACAGGAGAACCTACTACAGCCATCATGGATATTACAGCAGTCTATAAAACCGAAGCGCCTCCAATCGACCTTGTAGAACAGCAAATTAGTACAGAAAGCACTTCTATCATGAACCAGTATAAGCAAAGAATACCTTTCAATACCCTATTAAAAATGAAGGGAGAACTGCTGAAACCGCAACTGACTTTCGATATTACCACAGAAGAGAAAAATAACGCTATATCATCCAATGTTAAGGATGTTATTGATCAGAAACTAGCTCAGTTGAGAACCCAGGAATCTGAATTGAATAAACAGGTATTTGCATTACTGTTACTTAACCGTTTTATCGGAGAAAATCCATTTGAAAGCGGTGCCGGAATGTCTGCGGAAACTATGGCAAGGCAGAGTGTGAGTAAAATTCTTTCTCAACAATTAAATAATCTGGCATCCGGACTTATCAAAGGCGTAGATCTTAATTTTGGATTGGATTCTTCTGAGGATTATTCCACAGGACAAAAAAATACCAGAACCGATCTGAATGTAGACATCAGTAAAAAATTATTGAATGACAGGCTGAAGGTAACCGTAGGAAGTAATTTCGGATTGGAAGGACAGGCCCGTCAGAATGAAAACATGACCAATATTGCCGGAAATGTCTCTGTAGACTATAGTCTGTCTAAAGATGGAAGATATATGCTGCGAGCTTATCGTAAAGATGAATATCAGGTAGCTCTTCAGGGGCAAATCATAGAAACCGGAGTTGGGTTTATCATCACTTTAGATTATGACAAATTCCGTGAGATTTTCCAGAAATCTAAAGAGAAGAAGCCTAAAAAGAATCAAAACAATCAAGTGGTAGAATTTAAATAA